A segment of the Vibrio sp. 16 genome:
ATTCTGTTGGTGGACTTCATTAACCAACAAGTTGAAGAAGGGGTTGAGTTTTCAGAAGCGGTGATTCAATCGGCCGCGGTGAGAGCAAAGCCTATTATGCTGACGGCACTAGCGGCAATGATTGGCGCGGTGTTCATTCTCGACGATCCGATATTTAATGGACTTGCGATCAGCTTGATATTCGGCATCTTTGTTTCGACTGTACTCACTCTGCTCGTAATACCTGTCCTGTATTATGTCGCGATGAGAAAGCGCTTTGCTTAGGGCGTGTTGACTAAACTAAAACCCCGCTACGTATCAGCGGGGTTATTTTATTTGGTGAGGGTAATAGGGCAATGGTCGCTGAGTTTGTACCGAAATAAATCGTCAGTCTTGTAGTTACGCTGCTCGATTTTAGAGACTGAGATTTGATCACTGGTAATCACATGGTCAATCAAAGAGCGGAACTGGTGAGTCTTGCTTGGGTTGTTGCGCGATCTCACTTTGCAGGTTGCTTTGGTCTCTCTGGTTGCCAATTTTGCAGTTGAGTCCTGTGAAACGATTTCCCATAGCCAATCCTTGGGATAACTCATATTGTGGTTGAAGTCGCCCAAAATCATGTAACGTTCGCCATGCGCTTCTCGTTCTCTAATCCAGTGGTTGAGCGCTTCTCCTTGCCTCTTTAATGTTCGGCACGCATCGTTGTGACGAAAAGCGCCTGAACAGCGTGCCTTCAAGTGGACAGAGAGCGCGTGGATAGGCGTGTCAGATGTCGGTGAGATAACAACATAACTCGCAAAGCGCAATTTACTGCGATGGCTTGTGTCAAGTTGAAGGCTCTCTTTCTCAATCACAGAAATGCCTTCGCGTACGGCAAAGCCGGTATATTGATTGATCGCTGTAAACTGATGCGCGGCATGCTCTGGGTTGCGGCGAGTAGAGAAAAAGACTCGATACTGCTTGCCTATGACTTTGCGCAGAGCCTTTTCATCATTCACTTCCTGAAATGCAACGATGTCGCTATCCATAGACGAAAAGTGCGCTGCGAGCGCTGAGTAATCTTTTTCTAAGCGTTGCGACTGCGGAAATTTATCGGATGGGGTGGAACTTAACCACTCTAGATTCCATGTGGAAAAGTTGAGTGTCTTTTCGGCATGTACAGAAAAACAGATGGGCAACAGTAAAGTGACCAAAAGTGAGCGCAGTTTAGTGTGTGTCATACTCTAACATTCATAAAATGGATTACAGCCTTTATCCTATAAGAGCTTGAAAAAAATCAAGCGTAAATATCCTCATTTTTGCAATTTTCATGGTTTTCTTTCAGCCTGAGATCGGTGCCACTAAGATCGCGTTGATCTTAATCTACGGC
Coding sequences within it:
- a CDS encoding endonuclease/exonuclease/phosphatase family protein, producing MTHTKLRSLLVTLLLPICFSVHAEKTLNFSTWNLEWLSSTPSDKFPQSQRLEKDYSALAAHFSSMDSDIVAFQEVNDEKALRKVIGKQYRVFFSTRRNPEHAAHQFTAINQYTGFAVREGISVIEKESLQLDTSHRSKLRFASYVVISPTSDTPIHALSVHLKARCSGAFRHNDACRTLKRQGEALNHWIREREAHGERYMILGDFNHNMSYPKDWLWEIVSQDSTAKLATRETKATCKVRSRNNPSKTHQFRSLIDHVITSDQISVSKIEQRNYKTDDLFRYKLSDHCPITLTK